A genomic stretch from Dama dama isolate Ldn47 chromosome 10, ASM3311817v1, whole genome shotgun sequence includes:
- the SEZ6L2 gene encoding seizure 6-like protein 2 isoform X1 has translation MGTPRAQHPPPPQLLFLFLLSCPWIQGLPLKEEEALPEPGSETPTVASEALAELLHGALLRKGPEMGYLPGSDPDPTLATPPVGQTLAAPFLPRATEPGTGPLTTAVTPKGGRGAGPTAPELLTPPPGTTAPPLPGPASPGPPLGPEGGEEETTTTIITTTTVTTTVTSPVLCNNNISEGEGHVESPDLGSAASRTLGLLDCTYSIHVYPGYGIEIQVQMLNLSREEELLVLAGGGSPGLAPRLLANSSMLGEGQVLRSPTNRLLLHFQSPRVPRGAGFRIHYQAYLLSCGFPPRPAHGDVSVTDLHPGGTATFHCDSGYQLQGEETLICLNGTRPAWSSEPPSCVASCGGTIHNATLGRIVSPEPGGAAGPNLTCRWVIEAAEGRRLHLHFERVSLDEDNDRLMVRSGGSPLSPVIYDSDMDDVPERGLISDAQSLYVELLSETPANPLLLSLRFEAFEEDRCFAPFLAHGNVTTTDPEYRPGALATFSCLPGYALEPPGPPNVIECVDPTEPHWNDTEPACKAMCGGELSEPAGVVLSPDWPQSYSPGQDCVWGLHVQEEKRILLQVEILNVREGDMLTLFDGDGPSARVLAQLRGPQPRRRLLSSGSDLTLQFQAPPGPPNPGLGQGFVLHFKEVPRNDTCPELPPPEWGWRTASHGDLIRGTVLTYQCEPGYELLGSDILTCQWDLSWSAAPPACQKTVMTCADPGEITNGHRTTSDAGFPVGSHVQFRCLPGYSLEGAAVLTCYSRDTGTPKWSDRVPKCALKYEPCLNPGVPENGYQTLYKHHYQAGESLRFFCYEGFELIGEVTITCVPGHPSQWTSQPPLCKVAFEELLDNRKLEVTQTTDPSRQLEGGNLALAILLPLGLVIILGSGVYIYYTKLQGKSLFGFSGSHSYSPITVESDFSNPLYEAGDTREYEVSI, from the exons ATGGGGACTCCCAGGGCCCAGCATCCGCCGCCTCCCCAGCTGCTGTTCCTGTTTCTGCTGAGCTGTCCCTGGATTCAGG GTCTGcccctgaaggaggaggaggcattGCCGGAGCCTGGAAGTGAGACCCCCACAGTAGCCTCTGAGGCCTTGGCAGAGCTGCTTCATGGGGCCCTGCTGAGGAAGGGCCCAGAGATGGGCTACCTGCCGG GATCTGATCCAGACCCCACACTAGCAACCCCTCCAGTCGGCCAGACTCTTGCAGCACCCTTTCTGCCTCGGGCCACTGAGCCGGGCACAGGGCCTCTGACAACCGCCGTAACCCCTAAAGGGGGTAGGGGGGCAGGCCCCACCGCGCCAGAACTGCTGACCCCGCCCCCAGGAACTACAGCCCCGCCCCTTCCCGGTCCCGCCTCCCCAGGCCCACCCCTGGGGCCcgagggaggagaagaggagaccACGACCACCATTATCACCACGACAACTGTCACCACAACAGTGACCAGCCCAG TTCTGTGTAATAACAACATCTCCGAAGGCGAAGGGCATGTGGAATCCCCAGATTTAGGGAGCGCAGCCAGCCGCACCTTGGGGCTCCTGGACTGCACATACAGTATCCATGTCTACCCTGGCTACGGCATTGAGATCCAG GTACAGATGCTGAACCTGTCTCGGGAGGAGGAACTTCTGGTGCTGGCTGGTGGGGGATCTCCAGGTCTGGCCCCCCGACTCCTGGCTAACTCCTCCATGCTGGGTGAAGGACAGGTCCTTCGGAGTCCCACCAACCGGCTGCTCCTGCACTTCCAGAGCCCACGGGTCCCCAGGGGTGCTGGCTTCAGGATCCACTATCAGG CCTACCTCTTGAGCTGCGGCTTCCCTCCCCGGCCAGCCCACGGGGACGTGAGTGTGACAGACCTTCACCCTGGAGGCACTGCCACCTTCCACTGTGATTCGGGCTACCAGCTGCAGGGAGAGGAGACCCTCATCTGCCTCAATGGCACCCGGCCAGCCTGGAGCAGTGAGCCCCCCAGCTGTGTGG CATCCTGTGGGGGCACCATCCACAATGCTACTCTTGGCCGCATCgtgtcccctgagcctgggggagctGCAGGGCCCAACCTCACCTGCCGCTGGGTCATTGAAGCAGCTGAGGGACGCCGGCTGCACCTGCACTTCGAGAGAGTCTCGCTGGATGAGGACAATGACCG GTTGATGGTACGCTCAGGGGGCAGTCCCCTCTCACCAGTGATCTATGATTCGGACATGGATGATGTCCCGGAGCGGGGTCTCATCAGTGATGCCCAGTCCCTCTATGTGGAGCTGCTTTCAGAGACACCTGCCAATCCCCTGCTGCTAAGCCTCCGATTTGAAG CGTTTGAGGAAGATCGCTGCTTTGCCCCCTTCCTGGCACATGGCAACGTCACCACCACGGACCCTGAGTACCGCCCAGGGGCACTAGCCACCTTCTCGTGCCTCCCAGGATATGCCCTGGAACCCCCTGGCCCCCCCAATGTCATCGAATGTGTGGATCCTACAGAACCCCACTGGAATGACACGGAGCCAGCCTGCAAGG CCATGTGTGGAGGGGAGCTGTCAGAGCCAGCTGGTGTGGTCCTCTCTCCGGATTGGCCCCAAAGCTATAGCCCTGGCCAAGACTGTGTGTGGGGTCTGCATGTCCAGGAAGAAAAACGCATCTTGCTCCAAGTTGAGAT CTTGAATGTGCGCGAAGGGGATATGCTGACGCTGTTCGATGGGGACGGTCCCAGTGCCCGAGTCCTGGCCCAGCTGCGAGGGCCTCAACCGCGCCGCCGCCTCCTCTCCTCTGGGTCCGACCTCACGCTGCAGTTCCAGGCACCGCCCGGACCCCCCAACCCGGGCCTGGGCCAGGGTTTCGTGTTGCACTTCAAAG AAGTCCCGAGGAACGACACGTGCCCCGAGCTGCCGCCTCCGGAGTGGGGCTGGAGGACGGCCTCCCACGGGGACCTGATCCGGGGCACAGTGCTTACTTATCAATGCGAGCCTGGTTATGAGCTGCTCGGCTCCGACATTCTCACCTGCCAATGGGACCTGTCCTGGAGCGCAGCGCCGCCCGCCTGCCAAAAGA CAGTCATGACTTGTGCTGACCCGGGTGAGATCACCAATGGGCACCGCACCACCTCGGATGCTGGCTTCCCGGTTGGCTCCCATGTCCAATTCCGCTGTCTGCCTGGGTACAGCCTGGAGGGGGCGGCCGTGCTCACCTGCTACAGCCGGGACACAGGCACGCCCAAGTGGAGCGACCGGGTCCCCAAGTGCGCCT TGAAGTACGAGCCGTGCCTGAACCCTGGGGTGCCCGAGAACGGCTACCAGACACTGTACAAGCACCACTACCAGGCGGGCGAGTCTCTGCGCTTCTTCTGCTACGAGGGCTTTGAGCTCATCGGCGAGGTCACCATCACCTGTGTGCCCGGCCACCCCTCCCAGTGGACCAGCCAGCCTCCACTCTGCAAAG TGGCCTTTGAGGAGCTCCTGGACAACCGCAAACTGGAAG TGACCCAGACCACTGACCCATCACGGCAGCTGGAGGGTGGAAACCTCGCCTTGGCCATTCTGCTGCCCCTGGGTTTGGTCATCATCCTCGGCAGTGGCGTTTACATATACTACACCAA GCTACAGGGAAAATCCCTCTTCGGCTTCTCGGGCTCCCATTCCTACAGCCCCATCACGGTGGAGTCAGACTTCAGCAATCCTCTGTATGAAGCTGGG GATACACGGGAGTATGAAGTATCCATCTGA
- the SEZ6L2 gene encoding seizure 6-like protein 2 isoform X2 encodes MGTPRAQHPPPPQLLFLFLLSCPWIQGLPLKEEEALPEPGSETPTVASEALAELLHGALLRKGPEMGYLPGSDPDPTLATPPVGQTLAAPFLPRATEPGTGPLTTAVTPKGGRGAGPTAPELLTPPPGTTAPPLPGPASPGPPLGPEGGEEETTTTIITTTTVTTTVTSPVLCNNNISEGEGHVESPDLGSAASRTLGLLDCTYSIHVYPGYGIEIQVQMLNLSREEELLVLAGGGSPGLAPRLLANSSMLGEGQVLRSPTNRLLLHFQSPRVPRGAGFRIHYQAYLLSCGFPPRPAHGDVSVTDLHPGGTATFHCDSGYQLQGEETLICLNGTRPAWSSEPPSCVASCGGTIHNATLGRIVSPEPGGAAGPNLTCRWVIEAAEGRRLHLHFERVSLDEDNDRLMVRSGGSPLSPVIYDSDMDDVPERGLISDAQSLYVELLSETPANPLLLSLRFEAFEEDRCFAPFLAHGNVTTTDPEYRPGALATFSCLPGYALEPPGPPNVIECVDPTEPHWNDTEPACKAMCGGELSEPAGVVLSPDWPQSYSPGQDCVWGLHVQEEKRILLQVEILNVREGDMLTLFDGDGPSARVLAQLRGPQPRRRLLSSGSDLTLQFQAPPGPPNPGLGQGFVLHFKEVPRNDTCPELPPPEWGWRTASHGDLIRGTVLTYQCEPGYELLGSDILTCQWDLSWSAAPPACQKIMTCADPGEITNGHRTTSDAGFPVGSHVQFRCLPGYSLEGAAVLTCYSRDTGTPKWSDRVPKCALKYEPCLNPGVPENGYQTLYKHHYQAGESLRFFCYEGFELIGEVTITCVPGHPSQWTSQPPLCKVAFEELLDNRKLEVTQTTDPSRQLEGGNLALAILLPLGLVIILGSGVYIYYTKLQGKSLFGFSGSHSYSPITVESDFSNPLYEAGDTREYEVSI; translated from the exons ATGGGGACTCCCAGGGCCCAGCATCCGCCGCCTCCCCAGCTGCTGTTCCTGTTTCTGCTGAGCTGTCCCTGGATTCAGG GTCTGcccctgaaggaggaggaggcattGCCGGAGCCTGGAAGTGAGACCCCCACAGTAGCCTCTGAGGCCTTGGCAGAGCTGCTTCATGGGGCCCTGCTGAGGAAGGGCCCAGAGATGGGCTACCTGCCGG GATCTGATCCAGACCCCACACTAGCAACCCCTCCAGTCGGCCAGACTCTTGCAGCACCCTTTCTGCCTCGGGCCACTGAGCCGGGCACAGGGCCTCTGACAACCGCCGTAACCCCTAAAGGGGGTAGGGGGGCAGGCCCCACCGCGCCAGAACTGCTGACCCCGCCCCCAGGAACTACAGCCCCGCCCCTTCCCGGTCCCGCCTCCCCAGGCCCACCCCTGGGGCCcgagggaggagaagaggagaccACGACCACCATTATCACCACGACAACTGTCACCACAACAGTGACCAGCCCAG TTCTGTGTAATAACAACATCTCCGAAGGCGAAGGGCATGTGGAATCCCCAGATTTAGGGAGCGCAGCCAGCCGCACCTTGGGGCTCCTGGACTGCACATACAGTATCCATGTCTACCCTGGCTACGGCATTGAGATCCAG GTACAGATGCTGAACCTGTCTCGGGAGGAGGAACTTCTGGTGCTGGCTGGTGGGGGATCTCCAGGTCTGGCCCCCCGACTCCTGGCTAACTCCTCCATGCTGGGTGAAGGACAGGTCCTTCGGAGTCCCACCAACCGGCTGCTCCTGCACTTCCAGAGCCCACGGGTCCCCAGGGGTGCTGGCTTCAGGATCCACTATCAGG CCTACCTCTTGAGCTGCGGCTTCCCTCCCCGGCCAGCCCACGGGGACGTGAGTGTGACAGACCTTCACCCTGGAGGCACTGCCACCTTCCACTGTGATTCGGGCTACCAGCTGCAGGGAGAGGAGACCCTCATCTGCCTCAATGGCACCCGGCCAGCCTGGAGCAGTGAGCCCCCCAGCTGTGTGG CATCCTGTGGGGGCACCATCCACAATGCTACTCTTGGCCGCATCgtgtcccctgagcctgggggagctGCAGGGCCCAACCTCACCTGCCGCTGGGTCATTGAAGCAGCTGAGGGACGCCGGCTGCACCTGCACTTCGAGAGAGTCTCGCTGGATGAGGACAATGACCG GTTGATGGTACGCTCAGGGGGCAGTCCCCTCTCACCAGTGATCTATGATTCGGACATGGATGATGTCCCGGAGCGGGGTCTCATCAGTGATGCCCAGTCCCTCTATGTGGAGCTGCTTTCAGAGACACCTGCCAATCCCCTGCTGCTAAGCCTCCGATTTGAAG CGTTTGAGGAAGATCGCTGCTTTGCCCCCTTCCTGGCACATGGCAACGTCACCACCACGGACCCTGAGTACCGCCCAGGGGCACTAGCCACCTTCTCGTGCCTCCCAGGATATGCCCTGGAACCCCCTGGCCCCCCCAATGTCATCGAATGTGTGGATCCTACAGAACCCCACTGGAATGACACGGAGCCAGCCTGCAAGG CCATGTGTGGAGGGGAGCTGTCAGAGCCAGCTGGTGTGGTCCTCTCTCCGGATTGGCCCCAAAGCTATAGCCCTGGCCAAGACTGTGTGTGGGGTCTGCATGTCCAGGAAGAAAAACGCATCTTGCTCCAAGTTGAGAT CTTGAATGTGCGCGAAGGGGATATGCTGACGCTGTTCGATGGGGACGGTCCCAGTGCCCGAGTCCTGGCCCAGCTGCGAGGGCCTCAACCGCGCCGCCGCCTCCTCTCCTCTGGGTCCGACCTCACGCTGCAGTTCCAGGCACCGCCCGGACCCCCCAACCCGGGCCTGGGCCAGGGTTTCGTGTTGCACTTCAAAG AAGTCCCGAGGAACGACACGTGCCCCGAGCTGCCGCCTCCGGAGTGGGGCTGGAGGACGGCCTCCCACGGGGACCTGATCCGGGGCACAGTGCTTACTTATCAATGCGAGCCTGGTTATGAGCTGCTCGGCTCCGACATTCTCACCTGCCAATGGGACCTGTCCTGGAGCGCAGCGCCGCCCGCCTGCCAAAAGA TCATGACTTGTGCTGACCCGGGTGAGATCACCAATGGGCACCGCACCACCTCGGATGCTGGCTTCCCGGTTGGCTCCCATGTCCAATTCCGCTGTCTGCCTGGGTACAGCCTGGAGGGGGCGGCCGTGCTCACCTGCTACAGCCGGGACACAGGCACGCCCAAGTGGAGCGACCGGGTCCCCAAGTGCGCCT TGAAGTACGAGCCGTGCCTGAACCCTGGGGTGCCCGAGAACGGCTACCAGACACTGTACAAGCACCACTACCAGGCGGGCGAGTCTCTGCGCTTCTTCTGCTACGAGGGCTTTGAGCTCATCGGCGAGGTCACCATCACCTGTGTGCCCGGCCACCCCTCCCAGTGGACCAGCCAGCCTCCACTCTGCAAAG TGGCCTTTGAGGAGCTCCTGGACAACCGCAAACTGGAAG TGACCCAGACCACTGACCCATCACGGCAGCTGGAGGGTGGAAACCTCGCCTTGGCCATTCTGCTGCCCCTGGGTTTGGTCATCATCCTCGGCAGTGGCGTTTACATATACTACACCAA GCTACAGGGAAAATCCCTCTTCGGCTTCTCGGGCTCCCATTCCTACAGCCCCATCACGGTGGAGTCAGACTTCAGCAATCCTCTGTATGAAGCTGGG GATACACGGGAGTATGAAGTATCCATCTGA
- the SEZ6L2 gene encoding seizure 6-like protein 2 isoform X3 — translation MGTPRAQHPPPPQLLFLFLLSCPWIQGLPLKEEEALPEPGSETPTVASEALAELLHGALLRKGPEMGYLPGSDPDPTLATPPVGQTLAAPFLPRATEPGTGPLTTAVTPKGGRGAGPTAPELLTPPPGTTAPPLPGPASPGPPLGPEGGEEETTTTIITTTTVTTTVTSPVLCNNNISEGEGHVESPDLGSAASRTLGLLDCTYSIHVYPGYGIEIQVQMLNLSREEELLVLAGGGSPGLAPRLLANSSMLGEGQVLRSPTNRLLLHFQSPRVPRGAGFRIHYQAYLLSCGFPPRPAHGDVSVTDLHPGGTATFHCDSGYQLQGEETLICLNGTRPAWSSEPPSCVASCGGTIHNATLGRIVSPEPGGAAGPNLTCRWVIEAAEGRRLHLHFERVSLDEDNDRLMVRSGGSPLSPVIYDSDMDDVPERGLISDAQSLYVELLSETPANPLLLSLRFEAFEEDRCFAPFLAHGNVTTTDPEYRPGALATFSCLPGYALEPPGPPNVIECVDPTEPHWNDTEPACKAMCGGELSEPAGVVLSPDWPQSYSPGQDCVWGLHVQEEKRILLQVEILNVREGDMLTLFDGDGPSARVLAQLRGPQPRRRLLSSGSDLTLQFQAPPGPPNPGLGQGFVLHFKEVPRNDTCPELPPPEWGWRTASHGDLIRGTVLTYQCEPGYELLGSDILTCQWDLSWSAAPPACQKIMTCADPGEITNGHRTTSDAGFPVGSHVQFRCLPGYSLEGAAVLTCYSRDTGTPKWSDRVPKCALKYEPCLNPGVPENGYQTLYKHHYQAGESLRFFCYEGFELIGEVTITCVPGHPSQWTSQPPLCKVTQTTDPSRQLEGGNLALAILLPLGLVIILGSGVYIYYTKLQGKSLFGFSGSHSYSPITVESDFSNPLYEAGDTREYEVSI, via the exons ATGGGGACTCCCAGGGCCCAGCATCCGCCGCCTCCCCAGCTGCTGTTCCTGTTTCTGCTGAGCTGTCCCTGGATTCAGG GTCTGcccctgaaggaggaggaggcattGCCGGAGCCTGGAAGTGAGACCCCCACAGTAGCCTCTGAGGCCTTGGCAGAGCTGCTTCATGGGGCCCTGCTGAGGAAGGGCCCAGAGATGGGCTACCTGCCGG GATCTGATCCAGACCCCACACTAGCAACCCCTCCAGTCGGCCAGACTCTTGCAGCACCCTTTCTGCCTCGGGCCACTGAGCCGGGCACAGGGCCTCTGACAACCGCCGTAACCCCTAAAGGGGGTAGGGGGGCAGGCCCCACCGCGCCAGAACTGCTGACCCCGCCCCCAGGAACTACAGCCCCGCCCCTTCCCGGTCCCGCCTCCCCAGGCCCACCCCTGGGGCCcgagggaggagaagaggagaccACGACCACCATTATCACCACGACAACTGTCACCACAACAGTGACCAGCCCAG TTCTGTGTAATAACAACATCTCCGAAGGCGAAGGGCATGTGGAATCCCCAGATTTAGGGAGCGCAGCCAGCCGCACCTTGGGGCTCCTGGACTGCACATACAGTATCCATGTCTACCCTGGCTACGGCATTGAGATCCAG GTACAGATGCTGAACCTGTCTCGGGAGGAGGAACTTCTGGTGCTGGCTGGTGGGGGATCTCCAGGTCTGGCCCCCCGACTCCTGGCTAACTCCTCCATGCTGGGTGAAGGACAGGTCCTTCGGAGTCCCACCAACCGGCTGCTCCTGCACTTCCAGAGCCCACGGGTCCCCAGGGGTGCTGGCTTCAGGATCCACTATCAGG CCTACCTCTTGAGCTGCGGCTTCCCTCCCCGGCCAGCCCACGGGGACGTGAGTGTGACAGACCTTCACCCTGGAGGCACTGCCACCTTCCACTGTGATTCGGGCTACCAGCTGCAGGGAGAGGAGACCCTCATCTGCCTCAATGGCACCCGGCCAGCCTGGAGCAGTGAGCCCCCCAGCTGTGTGG CATCCTGTGGGGGCACCATCCACAATGCTACTCTTGGCCGCATCgtgtcccctgagcctgggggagctGCAGGGCCCAACCTCACCTGCCGCTGGGTCATTGAAGCAGCTGAGGGACGCCGGCTGCACCTGCACTTCGAGAGAGTCTCGCTGGATGAGGACAATGACCG GTTGATGGTACGCTCAGGGGGCAGTCCCCTCTCACCAGTGATCTATGATTCGGACATGGATGATGTCCCGGAGCGGGGTCTCATCAGTGATGCCCAGTCCCTCTATGTGGAGCTGCTTTCAGAGACACCTGCCAATCCCCTGCTGCTAAGCCTCCGATTTGAAG CGTTTGAGGAAGATCGCTGCTTTGCCCCCTTCCTGGCACATGGCAACGTCACCACCACGGACCCTGAGTACCGCCCAGGGGCACTAGCCACCTTCTCGTGCCTCCCAGGATATGCCCTGGAACCCCCTGGCCCCCCCAATGTCATCGAATGTGTGGATCCTACAGAACCCCACTGGAATGACACGGAGCCAGCCTGCAAGG CCATGTGTGGAGGGGAGCTGTCAGAGCCAGCTGGTGTGGTCCTCTCTCCGGATTGGCCCCAAAGCTATAGCCCTGGCCAAGACTGTGTGTGGGGTCTGCATGTCCAGGAAGAAAAACGCATCTTGCTCCAAGTTGAGAT CTTGAATGTGCGCGAAGGGGATATGCTGACGCTGTTCGATGGGGACGGTCCCAGTGCCCGAGTCCTGGCCCAGCTGCGAGGGCCTCAACCGCGCCGCCGCCTCCTCTCCTCTGGGTCCGACCTCACGCTGCAGTTCCAGGCACCGCCCGGACCCCCCAACCCGGGCCTGGGCCAGGGTTTCGTGTTGCACTTCAAAG AAGTCCCGAGGAACGACACGTGCCCCGAGCTGCCGCCTCCGGAGTGGGGCTGGAGGACGGCCTCCCACGGGGACCTGATCCGGGGCACAGTGCTTACTTATCAATGCGAGCCTGGTTATGAGCTGCTCGGCTCCGACATTCTCACCTGCCAATGGGACCTGTCCTGGAGCGCAGCGCCGCCCGCCTGCCAAAAGA TCATGACTTGTGCTGACCCGGGTGAGATCACCAATGGGCACCGCACCACCTCGGATGCTGGCTTCCCGGTTGGCTCCCATGTCCAATTCCGCTGTCTGCCTGGGTACAGCCTGGAGGGGGCGGCCGTGCTCACCTGCTACAGCCGGGACACAGGCACGCCCAAGTGGAGCGACCGGGTCCCCAAGTGCGCCT TGAAGTACGAGCCGTGCCTGAACCCTGGGGTGCCCGAGAACGGCTACCAGACACTGTACAAGCACCACTACCAGGCGGGCGAGTCTCTGCGCTTCTTCTGCTACGAGGGCTTTGAGCTCATCGGCGAGGTCACCATCACCTGTGTGCCCGGCCACCCCTCCCAGTGGACCAGCCAGCCTCCACTCTGCAAAG TGACCCAGACCACTGACCCATCACGGCAGCTGGAGGGTGGAAACCTCGCCTTGGCCATTCTGCTGCCCCTGGGTTTGGTCATCATCCTCGGCAGTGGCGTTTACATATACTACACCAA GCTACAGGGAAAATCCCTCTTCGGCTTCTCGGGCTCCCATTCCTACAGCCCCATCACGGTGGAGTCAGACTTCAGCAATCCTCTGTATGAAGCTGGG GATACACGGGAGTATGAAGTATCCATCTGA
- the LOC133063603 gene encoding LOW QUALITY PROTEIN: DDB1- and CUL4-associated factor 13-like (The sequence of the model RefSeq protein was modified relative to this genomic sequence to represent the inferred CDS: substituted 1 base at 1 genomic stop codon), translating to MKVKMLSRNPDHYVRETKLDLHRVPRNYDPTLHPFEVPREYIRALNATKLERVFAKPFLASLDGHRDGVNCLAKNPKSLATVLSGACDGEVKIWNLTRRKCIRTIQAHEGFVRGICTRFCGTSFFTVGDDKTVKQWKMDGPSCGEEEEPLHTILGKTVYTGIDHHWKEAVFATCGQQVDIWDEQRTNPICSMTWGFDSISSVKFNPIETFLLGSCASDRNIVLYDMRQATPLKKVILDMRTNTICWNPMEAFIFTAANEDYNLYTFDMRALDTPVMVHMDHVSAVLDVDYSPTGREFVSASFDKSIXIFPVDKSRSREVYHTKRMQHVICVKWTADSKCIMCGSDEMNISLWKANASEKLGVLTSREKAATDYNQKLKEKFQYHPHIKCICRHRHLPKSIYSQIQEQRIMKEARRRKELNRIKHSKPGSVQMVSEEKKHIVAVVK from the coding sequence ATGAAGGTGAAGATGCTGAGTCGGAATCCCGACCACTACGTTCGCGAAACCAAATTGGACTTACACCGAGTTCCAAGAAACTATGATCCTACCTTACATCCTTTTGAGGTCCCACGAGAATATATAAGAGCTTTAAATGCTACCAAACTGGAACGGGTGTTTGCAAAACCATTCCTTGCCTCCCTGGATGGTCACCGAGATGGAGTCAATTGCTTGGCAAAGAATCCAAAGAGCCTGGCTACTGTCCTTTCTGGGGCATGTGATGGAGAGGTTAAAATTTGGAACTTGACCAGACGAAAATGTATTCGTACGATACAAGCACATGAAGGTTTTGTACGAGGAATATGTACTCGCTTTTGTGGGACATCTTTTTTTACTGTTGGTGATGACAAAACTGTGAAGCAATGGAAAATGGATGGACCAAGCTGTGGAGAAGAGGAGGAGCCATTGCATACAATATTAGGAAAGACAGTATATACAGGAATTGATCATCACTGGAAAGAGGCTGTTTTTGCCACGTGTGGACAGCAAGTAGACATTTGGGATGAACAAAGAACCAATCCTATATGTTCAATGACTTGGGGATTTGACAGTATAAGCAGTGTTAAATTTAACCCAATTGAGACATTTCTCTTGGGAAGTTGTGCTTCTGATAGGAATATAGTACTGTATGATATGAGACAAGCTACTCCTCTGAAAAAGGTCATCTTAGATATGAGAACAAATACAATTTGCTGGAACCCTATGGAAGCATTCATTTTTACTGCAGCAAACGAGGATTACAACTTGTATACTTTTGATATGCGTGCCCTGGACACTCCTGTAATGGTGCATATGGATCATGTGTCTGCAGTGCTTGATGTGGATTACTCTCCCACTGGGAGAGAGTTTGTGTCAGCTAGTTTTGATAAATCTATTTGAATCTTTCCTGTGGACAAAAGTAGAAGCAGGGAAGTCTATCACACAAAGAGAATGCAGCATGTTATCTGTGTAAAATGGACCGCTGACAGCAAGTGCATTATGTGTGGATCTGATGAAATGAACATTAGTCTATGGAAAGCTAATGCTTCTGAAAAGTTGGGTGTGCTTACATCACGAGAAAAAGCAGCCACAGATTATAACCAGAAGTTAAAGGAGAAATTTCAATATCATCCTCATATAAAATGTATCTGTCGTCACCGACATCTACCAAAATCTATCTACAGCCAGATTCAGGAACAACGCATCATGAAAGAAGCTCGTCGACGAAAGGAACTGAATCGTATCAAACATAGCAAGCCTGGATCTGTGCAGATGGTGTCAGAGGAGAAGAAACACATAGTGGCAGTTGTGAAATAA
- the LOC133063606 gene encoding putative protein T-ENOL, whose amino-acid sequence MSSTFARNEEKKGSRPSQPTTPATSLGCDLKVSRSEEFLTRISTELTDEALFVAACHMNPVSIKEKQTQDRGTQIYKHVFFTKTRGTDTRSDRNRTRTKAHLLPSPREKGALPSNLTSGG is encoded by the exons ATGTCATCCACTTTTGCCAGGAATGAGGAGAAAAAGGGCAGCCGGCCATCccaacccacaacccctgcaacCTCACTGGGCTGCGATCTG aaggtttctCGCTCTGAGGAATTCCTGACACGGATCAGCACGGAACTCACTGACGAGGCCTTGTTTGTTGCTGCTTGCCACATGAATCCTGTGTCCATCAAGGAAAAACAGACACAAGACCGAGGGACTCAGATATACAAACACG TGTTCTTCACCAAGACCCGAGGCACTGATACCCG CTCAGACAGAAACCGTACCCGCACGAAGGCACATCTCCTGCCATCCCCTCGTGAGAAG GGAGCTCTGCCTAGCAACTTGACGTCTGGAGGATGA
- the CDIPT gene encoding CDP-diacylglycerol--inositol 3-phosphatidyltransferase produces the protein MASENIFLFVPNLIGYARIVFAIISFYFMPCCPLTASSFYLLSGLLDAFDGHAARVLNQGTRFGAMLDMLTDRCSTMCLLVNLALLYPRATLLFQLSMSLDVASHWLHLHSSVVRGSESHKMIDLSGNPVLRIYYTSRPALFTLCAGNELFYCLLYLFNFSEGPLVGSVGLFRMGLWITAPIALLKSLISVIHLITAARNMAALDAADRAKRK, from the exons ATGGCAAGCGAAAATATCTTCCTGTTTGTGCCTAACCTCATCG GTTATGCTCGGATTGTCTTCGCCATCATTTCTTTCTACTTCATGCCCTGCTGCCCACTCACGGCCTCCTCCTTTTACCTGCTCAGCGGACTTCTGGACGCTTTCGATGGACACGCTGCTCGAGTCCTTAATCAAG GGACCCGGTTTGGGGCCATGCTGGACATGCTGACAGACCGGTGCTCCACGATGTGTCTGCTGGTCAACCTGGCCCTGCTGTATCCTCGCGCCACCCTTCTCTTCCAGCTCAGCATGAGCTTAGACGTGGCCAGCCACTGGCTGCACCTCCACAG TTCTGTGGTCCGAGGCAGTGAAAGTCACAAGATGATCGACCTGTCTGGAAACCCGGTGCTTCGCATCTACTACACCTCCAGA CCTGCCCTGTTCACCCTGTGTGCTGGAAACGAGCTCTTCTACTGCCTCCTCTACCTGTTTAATTTCTCCGAGGGACCTTTAG TTGGCTCAGTGGGTCTTTTCCGAATGGGCCTGTGGATCACCGCCCCTATCGCCCTTCTCAAGTCTCTCATCAGCGTCATCCACCTGATCACAGCTGCCCGCAACATGGCTGCCTTGGACGCGGCAGATCGGGCCAAGAGGAAGTGA